The DNA sequence TTTTGTCGACTTTGTGCTGTTAGCAGTCGTTGCTTGATTATCTTTATTTTCTCAGTAGTCTCCTGTATAAATCAGGTCCAACTATGGTAGTCTCACCTACTTCTGTCCAGCATAATGGTGATCTGCAAGGTCTACCATATAGAGCCTCATATGGTGCCATTCCGATGCTAGATTGGAAACTATTGTTATATGCAAACTCTGCTAATGACAAATAATCTTCCCAACTTCCATGGAAATCCAAAACACATGCTCTCAACATAtcttccaaaatttgaattgttCTTTCTGACTGACCATCAGTTTGGGGATGAAAGGCAGTACTAAAATTTAACTTTGTACCGAGAGATTTTTGTAAACTTTCCCAAAATTTAGAAGTGAACTTGGAATCTCTGTCTGATACAATTGAGAGAGGAATTCCATGTAATCTAACCACTTCTTGAACATATAACTTGCCAAGTGTTTCTGCAGAATCTGTAGTTTTTACTGGTAAAAAATGAGCTGATTTAGTTAAACGATCCACAATAACCCATATTGCATCTTTACCTCGAGGTGAACGTGGTAAACCAGTTACAAAATCCATGGTAATATAATCCCATTTCCATTCAGCTATTGGCAACGGTTGAAGTTTTCCTGCTGGCTTTTTATGCTCCGCTTTGACTTGTTGGCAAGTAAGACATCTTGCTACACATAGTGCAATATCTTTCTTCATTCCATCCCACCAAAATTGACGACGCAGATCATAGTACATTTTTGTACTTCCAGGGTGAATGGTGTATGATGAGTAATGTGCTTCACGTAAAATTTCATTTCTAAGCTCTGGAATCTCAGGTACATATAACCTTCCAAAATATCTCAAACCATTCCTTTGATCGAAGATCCAACCCTCAAGTTGATTTCCAGACATCaatctgttttgaattgatttggaTAGAGTATCCTCCTGTTGTTTCTCAATAACCTTTTCCATCAAAATTGGTCGCGTGGCTAAGTTACAAATACGAGCCATATTGTTGTGTATATCAACATGTAGATCATATTCACAAAGAGACTCCATCATCTTCCATTTCTGAACATGTAAGCTTGCCACAAACCTTTCTGATTTTCTACTTAAAGCATCTGCAACTGTATTTGCCTTTCCAGGATGGTAATGCAATCCAAAATCATAGTCTTCTAAAAATTCCATCCAACGTCGTTGCCTCATGTTAAGCTCCTTTtgagtaaatatatatttcaaacttTTATGATCAGAATATAGCTCAAATCGCTCACCATATAAGTAATGTCTCCAAGTCTTAAGAGCATGAACAATTGCAGCTAATTCTAAATCATGCGTTGGATAATTTCTTTCATGTGTTTTCAATTGTCGAGAGGCATATGCGACCACTTTATCTGATTGCATTAACACACATCCCAATCCGCGTAAAGAAGCATCTGTGTACACCACGTAACCTTCTCCTCGCTCAGGAATAATCAACACCGGAGCAGTAGTTAAGCGTGTCTTCAATTCTTGGAATGAATTTTCACATTCTCTACTCCAGATAAATTTGACTTCTTTTCGGGTTAACCTGGTCAGGGGTGTGGCTAATCGAGAAAAATCTTTTATAAATCTTCGATAATAACCAGCCAATCCAAGAAAACTTCGAATTTCTGAAATATTCTTTGGCTGACTCCAATTTAATACTGCTTCTACCTTGGAAGAATCAACTGCAATGCCTTCGTTAGAGATCACATGTCCCAAAAATTTTATTTCAGTCAACCAAAATTCACATTTGCTAAACTTAGCAAATAGCTGATGTTCTCTCAAGGTCTGTAACGTAATGGACAAGTGTCTCTCATGATCTTCCTGTGATTTTGAGTAAATGAGGATGTCATCAATGAAGACAATTACAAACTGATCCAAGTAGGGTCGAAAAACACGGTTCATTAAGTCCATAAATGCTGCTGGGGCATTTGTcaatccaaaaggcataaccaaAAATTCATAATGTCCGTATCGAGTCCTAAAAGCTGTTTTCGGCACATCTTCAGGTTTGACTCGGAGTTGATGATAACCGGAACGGAGATCAATTTTCGAAAAGAAACAAGAACCCCTTAACTGATCGAACAAATCGTCAATTCTTGGTATTGGATATTTATTCTTCACAGTTACTCTATTCAATTGACGATAATCGACGCACATCCGAAGAGATCCATCTTTCTTTTTCACAAAAATGGCTGGTGCTCCCCACGGTGAAGTACTAGGACGAATATAACCTTTGCCTTCTAATTCCTGAATTTGTGCCTTGAGTTCTTTCAATTCTGCTGGTGCCATACGGTAAGGGGATATCGAAATAGGTGATGTACCCGGATATACTTCAATTACGAATTCTATCTCACGCACAGGAGGCAATCCGAATAAATCTTCCGGAAACACATCAGTAAATTCCTTTACCACAGGAATCGTTTCTAACTTCATTTTATTCTCCCCTTCGGCCACAATATGGGCAATTAAATTCAAATAATTGCACTTGATGTCAAATGATACTTCTGATTTATAAGTGCTCTTATCCCCGTAAAAACTAAAAGTTTCACCTTCCGGAGTACTGATAGTTATCTTCTTTTTACCACAGTCCATGATAGCATCATAACGACTAAGCCAATCCATACCCAAGATGATATCGTGCTCTGACATTTCCAGCATTATCAAATCAAAGTagaatttatgatttgatatttCTATCACACATAGCCTACACACTCTATTAACTCTTACACCCTTACTCAAAGGAGACCCAATAATTAATGAAGTCTTCATAATCTCAGGTTTCAATTCAAGTATAGATGCAAAGGATGATGATATAAAAGAATGTGTTGAACCAGGATCAAATAATATTCTAGCTGCCGTATTAGATATTAGAAATGTACCTTCTACCACTTGAGATCCATTTTGTTCCTCCATGTCATTCAGAGCATACAGTCGACCCTGTGTTGGACGTCGTGCGCCAATGGGTGCTCTAGGCCTAATAAGATTTCCTGGTCGTTGTATCTGTTGAGGAACATTTGGCCTCTGCCAATTCTGCTGTGGTTGAAAAGGTGCCCGATACTGTTGTTGTGGTGCATAACCCTGCTGCTGCTGAGGACGAAACTGGAGTTGTGGAGCACGAAACTGAGGTTGCTGATTTGGACGAAATTGTGCATATGGAACTTGGTTTGATTGTATGAGTGGACAATCCCTCTGAAGATGTCCCGGTCCTCTGCAGTAGTAACAGAATTTTGTATATGGAGATGTCCCAAAAGATTTGTATGATCTCTGGAAATTATTTCTGGAAGGTCCAAAATTCTGACGTTTGAACTGTCCACTAGTACTCCCAGAATTCCAAACCCTTTTTGTTTCTTGAATACTACGTTCAGCAATAAGTGCTCGGTCTACCACTTCTGAATATTTCAATAACTTTAGAATTGATACTTTCTCCCTAATCTCAGGATTAAGTCCTTCCTCAAATTTCTTTGCTTTGGTAGCCTCATTGGGAATAATACCTGGAGCAAACCGCATAAGTTCCTCAAATCTACCTTGGTATTCAGCTACTGTCATTTCCCCTTTAGATAGAAACATAAACTCTTTTGCCTTGGCTTGCTTTACTGTGTCTGGGAAAtatttctcaagaaaaataaCTTCAAATACATCCCAGGTTGTAATTTCAGTGTCTGGAGTAGCAAGAACTGATTCCCACCAGTGATAAGCTGCACCTTCCAAGTACGTACATGAGATAATTACTTTCAAATCTTCCGGCACTTTTTGATTATTCAGAGTCCTCTTCATTTGTCTCAACCATTCTTCAGCTATCATGGGATCTAAGGTACCCTTGAATATAGGAGGTCGGGCCTTACGAAATTCACCTTGTATTCTCATAACTCGTTCTTCATTACCTTCTTGATGATTACCATTGCGATTTTCCCTTATTGCACTTGCCATATCTTGAATAGCAGCTATGACTTCCATGTTACTACTAACCTCACCCTTATGTTGTTCTTCTGCCATTCTTTTGGtttaaaacaaaataatcataTAATTTTCATTATGCGTttataaaatttaattaatcTAACATGTAGTAAACAAAACTTTCAAGTATGAGACAAAAATTAAACACATAAGAGAGAGAAGGATaaacataacatatatatattacatgaaAACTTTACAAAGTTTTGAAAGTAAAAACACGTATCTACAGACTATATTTTACAAAACTTTAAACAACAGTAGCACACCTTTATACAAAAGCTAATAAACACACCCATGGTTATTTATTCTACACCATAGAACATAATCACTCAGCATAGCATTTTAAACTTCCTCTTCCTCATAAGGTTCTGGGGAGCTAACAACTAGAATAGCCTCAAGATAATCCCCCATCGAGCTACTCCCATCATCAGTACTATCATTATTATCATTACTACTCTCACTCATATTAGActctgatgatgatggtggtatTATCATAGGATTTTCAGGTGAACTTCCAAGATGCCATAGAGCTACTACTTGGTCCCTTAACATATTATAGTAATAGTCATTAGCAGTAGCAGCTATCCCAAGGTTGACAGTGCGAAGTTGGCTCCTAAGGTTATACTTGACCATATTCCGCTGCAATTGGTAAGAGTATGTAGATCTGAAAAATATGGTCTTTCTAATCAGTTGTCTCACGAGTCTTTCGGCACGAAAATCCAATTGTAGTTCATAGGTGTCGGGATTTAACGGTCGAACCTCATTTCTGGTGGCTTCAAAGGGTCCAAGGCTATCGGATGAGTAGACTCTATCCATCCTATAACACAACATAAAGGAATCAGTTTACAGTCTCTAAAAGCAAAAGGAATAAAGAGAATACAAATTTCTATCCAATGTCAACAATCCTAAAGGATACTAATTAAACctattgctctgataccaatttgtcacatccaaaattttttttttttttttttagatgcgACTTATATTCCaatcatggaaataaatttccaaaatcGAAATACGAATAATTGGAAAAGAACGATACTAGACAAGTTTTCGAAATTGAAACACAACCTTTATTACAAGAGGGTTTTACAACAACATTTACAACAAAAGGTCAACTAAAATCCAAGTTCTTGTCTAGGACCCaaacatgattaacaaaaaCACACATGTATATTACATTATTAAAAACACCCTTGCAGTAAAATAACTTCAAACTTATTTATTTGTCACCTGCAAAATGATAAAAAGGGGTGAGCATACGTTGCCCAGTAGGAGAATGAAACCTCTGTGAAGATCATAGTTAAAATAGCAATAATGAATGGATGCAACTATTATCTATTCCCGATAATCCACATTGTAAAATAAACTGAAcctacatgtcccataccatgtattttaccacgaaggtgactcagagtattcaacaatgtgaactaacccccacccaaaatcaaaccccccctaaccctcttttgctagtcatcttgtctATTCCCCTTTCGCCAGTCCCGAATTACCCTTTCAATATCCTATACTAAGTGCACATTCATAAGTGGGCATACCTGGGATCTGGTACCTGCTGAGGTTATAGACTCAACTACGCAAAAGATAAACCACATACTCATTCCAATAGCATATTTACATTaccatcaccacccttataCTTCATGTCTTATTGATGCACAAATACTTTGAATATGTAAATGTATTCATTATTCAGCCATACCAACAAACAGAAACACAGAGGACATAAATGCATATAATTCTGAACACAATCATCCAATACAATCATGTAAACAACCATTCATTGCAAACATAGAGGCTCCCCAAGTTTTTCCCCTACCTCGATTGATTTTCACGTTAAGTATCCGGATGAAAACAAGTTCCTATTGCAAGAATAGAATTTATTAGTTCCACACATAAAGAATTAAAGCAAAACTCAGCTAACATACTAAGAAAATCTTAGCAGTGAGTTATTTTGACCAAAACAGGTTTTTACTTGACAAACTGAAATACTGCAGTTTTCTGACCCAGTCACCTTAATGTTAAAAACTGTACAAATCTGTTTAAAATCTGCTTCCAAGGTCTTCTAACGATTTGTAGCTGATATCCTAAAGAAACTTTCGGAATTTGAATCACCTGAAAACAATTttcctagaattagttatgaatttttaaagttcAGCTACAGTCCCACGTTTTTCTGCAGAAACTGCTACTGTGTGCTAACCTCTTCAGTTTTAATGTACTTTCCACAACTCCAATTTGTGTAAAACTTTCAATACTGAAAATAGACATTCTAAAGtgtcaaagaaaagaaaccacACTTACAACAAGGCTTTAAAGGATGAGTGAATGCTTTCTAAATTCAACTTTAAAACTGCATATGTTTCCTACTTGGTTCTTGACTCTTCtcaaatcagattctattaatctatgtcttccaaaaattctaatgactaaaggaaacaacaaaccagatacaaagtgatttcaaattctaatttaGATCAATTCAATGACAAAAGATATAAactattttccagaaaactagtgaaatcaaatagaagatgagaaaataattagttCTAATTGTTCCAGTAACAACAACTTTATTCCAAACTGAACTTCATCTCTACTGTAACTTCTTCTATCATCAAGAATCCCCAAGTCTTATAATAACCTATGAACATAACTCAATTTCCAAATTGCATTAACCATCAGAACCACAAAGAACTcatcaaatcaaaaattaaaagaatcacACCTGACTTTTTACTCCTCCACTCCTAAGATACCAAaaccctctttttctctctctcccttgttTATCTATGTATCTAGCAACTCAAGGAACTGTATGGAAAGCATAGTTGGTTTAGCCTATTTATAGTGTCTGGAAAGGAGGTGAAAACGTAGAAAGCAAGATAGATATTCTAATTGAAATCTTACCCATATAGGTACTAGACTTGCCACCTCCAGATTTCTAGAGTTCCAGCTCCTGATTCTAGGGTTCCAGCTCTATCTTCATAGCTTTGGGGAATCACCAAATTTGAAACTTGATTTCCAAGGCTGTTGACACCTCCTACTTACCCATAGCGGCGGCTCTGTCCTTTGTACTTTCCTAAGGCGGTGGCTGGTGTATCAGATGGAGGAGAATATGGGGgtgaggaagacgatgaagagaCGGGACAATGCTTTGAGTTTAGgcgttgtttgatttggttttgtcgTGGAGTTTTATTCTATCAGCTGTTAAGctagttgggtttgagttttgggCCAAATCTTTTGGGCTAAACTCTAATTACTTAaacccaaataaataaaattcaactctatactatatatatagatatatatatatatatatataaacaatatttaaacaaatagtttagcacaataaaattaaacttattatttttttttcagaaaatgttTAAAAATTTTAGGTCGTCACACAAATAGAGCTaagagagaggcgaatgaagctaaagccatcattctcatgacaaggcattctcatgacaaggcacatgaatgacgccctccaaaatgagtacctcaatgaggaagacccaagaaaactatgggtagaactcgagcagcgttttggcaacgtccgtgattccctgcttccagacttagaagtgagatggcatagccttcgcttctgtgatttcaagtctgtacttgactacaattcagaagcactttatatcaagtctatgatgaaATTCTGTGAAcggaaaatcactgatacgatgttgatcgagaagactctctccaccttctccGTCTCTGCgttgatgatagccaagaactatcagATTGAAGTCAATGCTAgatgcatcacaagatttcatgagctaattagtgccatgaacgtagctgaaaagcacgacaacatacttgtgaagaactataactctagacccgtgggaaccaagccaaatccggagtctaattatagtcgcgcctccaagggaggacgcaaggagcgaaaccctaagagtagggataattctggatgttctggtccatattctcgccctaaagagga is a window from the Rosa chinensis cultivar Old Blush chromosome 2, RchiOBHm-V2, whole genome shotgun sequence genome containing:
- the LOC121051535 gene encoding uncharacterized protein LOC121051535, with the protein product MGWIESTHPIALDPLKPPEMRSTYSYQLQRNMVKYNLRSQLRTVNLGIAATANDYYYNMLRDQVVALWHLGSSPENPMIIPPSSSESNMSESSNDNNDSTDDGSSSMGDYLEAILVVSSPEPYEEEEV